The Phacochoerus africanus isolate WHEZ1 chromosome X, ROS_Pafr_v1, whole genome shotgun sequence genome has a segment encoding these proteins:
- the PPP1R2C gene encoding protein phosphatase inhibitor 2 family member C, translating to MAAPTASHGPIKGILKNKGSTASSVAASVQQAGGAVAEVQRKKSQKWDEKNILATYRPAYRDYDFMKTNEPSTPQLGLLEDPEGAACDSATKETLTVDNLAKKLAATDTSELSYHLGEPEREGAHTSKIFLDKQEKHRQFEMKRKLHYNEGLNIKLARQLISRDLEREEKEDENEESRHVTSQDKTTLGELEEGPASDKLQT from the coding sequence ATGGCAGCCCCCACCGCCTCGCACGGACCCATCAAGGGGATCCTGAAGAACAAAGGCTCCACGGCCTCGTCGGTGGCGGCCTCTGTCCAGCAGGCCGGGGGCGCTGTTGCGGAGGTGCAGAGAAAGAAGTCCCAGAAGTGGGACGAGAAGAACATCCTGGCGACCTACCGGCCAGCGTACAGAGACTACGATTTCATGAAGACGAATGAGCCCAGCACCCCCCAGCTCGGTCTGCTGGAGGACCCAGAAGGTGCAGCGTGTGACTCTGCAACCAAAGAAACCCTGACCGTGGACAATCTAGCTAAGAAATTAGCTGCCACTGATACCTCGGAGCTCAGCTATCACTTGGGGGAGCCAGAGAGGGAAGGGGCACACACCAGCAAAATCTTCCTAGACAAACAGGAGAAACACCGGCAGTTCGAGATGAAAAGGAAGCTTCACTACAACGAAGGACTTAACATCAAACTGGCCCGACAACTGATTTCCAGAGATCTAGAACGTGAGGAGAAGGAGGATGAAAACGAAGAAAGTCGGCATGTCACCAGCCAAGACAAGACTACCCTGGGAGAACTGGAAGAAGGCCCCGCCAGCGATAAACTGCAGACCTAG